One genomic window of Ruminococcus gauvreauii includes the following:
- a CDS encoding UDP-N-acetylmuramoyl-tripeptide--D-alanyl-D-alanine ligase translates to MKNLTLKNIAAACGGVYHGDAALLEQCVDSITTDSRHAKPGCLFVPIVGVRADGHDYIGQVMEKGALCTLSERELPDAGFPYIRVGSSLQAVKDIAEFYLGELGIPVVGISGSVGKTSTKEMISAVLSQRYRVLKTQGNFNNELGLPLTVFRIREEDEIAVLEMGISDFGEMSRLAKIARPDTCVLTNIGWCHLENLKTRDGIMKAKTEMFEFMQPDGHVVLNGDDDKLAQIREVRGNVPVFFGMEKTDGVYADEIENCGLKGISCRIHVDENLSFMVRIPMPGIHMVYNALAAASVGRIYGLTAEEIKKGIESMETLSGRFHIIESDDYTIIDDCYNANPVSMRASLEVLQQGLGRKVAVLGDMGELGEDEAALHEQVGAFAGQCDIQLLICAGPLCEHLARAAREQNKELEVVHVTDLGMLQEALPGLIKKGDTLLIKASHFMQFEKIVKQLSPSDC, encoded by the coding sequence ATGAAGAATCTCACATTGAAAAATATAGCGGCGGCATGCGGCGGTGTGTATCACGGCGATGCCGCGCTTCTGGAACAATGCGTGGATAGTATTACGACAGACAGCCGGCATGCAAAGCCGGGCTGTCTGTTTGTTCCAATAGTCGGCGTACGGGCAGACGGACACGATTATATCGGGCAGGTCATGGAAAAAGGGGCATTGTGCACTCTTTCTGAGAGAGAACTGCCGGATGCCGGATTCCCGTATATCCGGGTGGGTTCCTCTTTGCAGGCGGTAAAAGACATTGCAGAATTTTATCTCGGAGAGCTCGGAATTCCGGTTGTCGGTATTTCGGGAAGCGTCGGAAAGACGAGCACGAAGGAAATGATATCAGCCGTACTTTCTCAGAGATACCGGGTGCTAAAGACGCAGGGGAATTTCAACAATGAGCTGGGACTTCCGCTGACCGTCTTCCGAATTCGGGAGGAGGATGAAATCGCAGTCCTTGAGATGGGGATCAGCGATTTCGGGGAGATGAGCAGGCTGGCAAAGATCGCCAGGCCGGATACCTGCGTACTTACCAATATTGGCTGGTGCCATCTGGAGAACCTGAAGACGAGAGACGGTATCATGAAGGCAAAGACAGAGATGTTTGAATTTATGCAGCCGGATGGTCACGTTGTCCTGAACGGTGATGATGATAAACTGGCACAGATTCGGGAGGTGAGGGGGAACGTTCCGGTCTTCTTCGGGATGGAAAAAACAGACGGTGTCTATGCGGATGAGATCGAAAACTGTGGACTGAAAGGGATCAGCTGCAGGATTCATGTGGACGAAAATCTCTCATTTATGGTCAGGATTCCCATGCCTGGTATCCATATGGTATATAATGCACTGGCAGCTGCCAGCGTCGGCAGGATCTATGGACTGACGGCAGAGGAGATCAAAAAAGGGATCGAGAGCATGGAAACTTTAAGCGGCCGTTTCCATATCATAGAGTCGGATGACTATACCATCATCGATGACTGTTACAATGCGAACCCGGTATCGATGAGGGCATCCCTTGAAGTGCTGCAGCAGGGACTGGGGAGAAAGGTCGCCGTGCTCGGAGATATGGGAGAACTGGGTGAGGATGAAGCGGCGCTTCATGAACAGGTGGGGGCCTTTGCGGGACAGTGCGATATCCAGCTTCTGATCTGCGCAGGTCCACTCTGTGAGCATCTGGCGAGGGCCGCCAGGGAGCAGAATAAAGAACTTGAAGTAGTACATGTTACAGATCTCGGAATGCTTCAGGAGGCATTGCCGGGACTGATAAAAAAAGGGGATACCCTGTTGATCAAGGCATCCCACTTCATGCAGTTTGAGAAAATTGTAAAACAACTCTCACCATCAGACTGCTGA
- a CDS encoding protease complex subunit PrcB family protein, producing MKRLKQVLWVLTLSLVIAGCGIRNMDSEEETELSYTVVKTDEIPAEVLEIIEKQKAQEFQMTYQSEEYLYIMKGYGLQNSGGYSIKVLSLVQKGEGIVCETQLVGPSTREEMSKEVSYPYIVLKTEYRDLPVLFR from the coding sequence ATGAAACGATTGAAACAGGTGCTTTGGGTACTGACTCTGTCTCTCGTCATCGCGGGATGCGGAATTCGGAACATGGATTCTGAAGAAGAGACAGAGCTTTCTTATACCGTAGTAAAAACAGACGAGATACCGGCGGAAGTTCTGGAGATCATTGAAAAGCAGAAGGCACAGGAATTCCAGATGACATACCAGAGTGAGGAGTACCTCTACATCATGAAAGGGTATGGACTGCAGAATTCCGGAGGGTACAGCATCAAGGTGCTGAGTCTGGTGCAGAAAGGGGAGGGGATTGTCTGTGAGACACAGCTGGTCGGTCCGTCTACCCGGGAGGAGATGAGCAAAGAGGTATCTTATCCGTATATTGTTCTGAAGACGGAATACCGTGATCTTCCCGTTCTTTTCCGCTGA
- a CDS encoding GntR family transcriptional regulator encodes MTSDFHVSMNEYLPLRDVVFNTLRDAILHGELLPGERLMEITLANRLGVSRTPVREAIRKLELEGLVIMVPRKGAQVAQITEKDLNDVLEVRLGLEELAMQFACERIGEPQLEQIREAALEFEQVMESDDITALAQADVKFHELIYEATKNRRLIQIINNLREQMYRYRIEYLKDSNARRTLVKEHREIYEALKERDHKKANDCMRDHIENQQKAIIKSLHESE; translated from the coding sequence ATGACGAGTGATTTTCATGTGAGCATGAATGAATATCTGCCCCTTCGCGACGTCGTATTCAATACGCTGCGGGATGCGATACTGCACGGAGAACTGCTGCCGGGTGAACGTCTGATGGAAATCACGCTGGCGAACCGTCTCGGGGTCAGCAGGACGCCGGTCAGAGAGGCGATTCGGAAGCTGGAGCTGGAGGGGCTTGTCATCATGGTGCCGCGCAAAGGGGCACAGGTGGCACAGATTACGGAAAAAGACCTGAATGATGTGCTGGAGGTCCGCCTGGGACTGGAGGAGCTGGCGATGCAGTTTGCCTGTGAGCGTATCGGTGAGCCGCAGCTGGAGCAGATCCGGGAGGCGGCGCTGGAGTTCGAGCAGGTGATGGAAAGTGACGATATCACGGCGCTGGCGCAGGCAGATGTGAAATTCCATGAACTGATCTATGAGGCGACAAAAAATAGGCGTCTGATACAGATCATCAACAACCTCAGGGAACAGATGTACCGTTACCGGATCGAATATCTGAAAGACAGCAATGCCCGCCGCACGCTGGTGAAGGAGCACAGGGAAATCTATGAAGCCCTGAAAGAAAGAGATCATAAGAAGGCCAATGACTGCATGCGGGATCATATTGAGAACCAGCAGAAGGCGATCATAAAAAGTCTGCATGAGAGTGAATAA
- the ispE gene encoding 4-(cytidine 5'-diphospho)-2-C-methyl-D-erythritol kinase → MRLRALAKINLGLDVVRKREDGYHEVRMIMQTIKMYDQLDMQKIKQPGIRLQTNLPYLPVNENNLVYKASKLLMDEFGIREGLTIDLKKVIPVAAGMAGGSSDAAAAMMGVNKIFGLGLSRRDLMQRATAIGADVPYCILRGTALAEGIGERLTELSPMPQGYVLIGKPGVSVSTKFVYGNLNAAGLASHPDIDGMIAALEARDFYGVASRLENVLENVTIPAYPVIADIKQKMRDWGAVNALMSGSGPTVFGLFDDREKAEYAHTRLKKSRLVRQSFLTTFYNNGGRHE, encoded by the coding sequence ATGCGTTTAAGAGCTTTGGCAAAGATTAATCTGGGACTTGATGTAGTCCGTAAGAGGGAGGATGGGTATCATGAAGTGCGGATGATCATGCAGACAATTAAAATGTATGATCAGCTGGACATGCAGAAAATAAAGCAGCCGGGTATACGGCTGCAGACGAACCTGCCTTATCTTCCGGTCAACGAAAATAATCTGGTGTATAAGGCATCAAAGCTTTTGATGGATGAATTTGGTATCCGGGAAGGGCTGACCATTGATCTGAAAAAAGTAATACCGGTTGCTGCGGGAATGGCCGGGGGGAGTTCGGATGCAGCAGCGGCTATGATGGGAGTTAACAAAATATTTGGCCTTGGACTGTCCAGACGGGACCTGATGCAGAGGGCAACGGCAATCGGAGCGGATGTGCCCTACTGTATATTGAGGGGAACGGCGCTTGCGGAGGGGATCGGGGAAAGGCTGACGGAACTTTCGCCCATGCCGCAGGGCTATGTCCTGATCGGAAAGCCCGGGGTCAGTGTGTCTACCAAATTTGTCTATGGAAATCTGAATGCGGCAGGTCTTGCCAGTCATCCGGATATCGACGGGATGATCGCCGCGCTTGAAGCTCGGGATTTTTACGGTGTTGCCAGCCGTCTGGAAAATGTGCTGGAGAACGTGACGATACCGGCATATCCTGTAATAGCAGATATCAAACAGAAGATGAGAGACTGGGGCGCTGTCAATGCTCTCATGAGCGGCAGCGGCCCGACGGTGTTCGGACTGTTTGACGACAGGGAAAAAGCGGAGTATGCACACACACGTCTGAAGAAGAGCAGACTGGTCCGGCAGAGCTTTTTGACGACGTTTTACAACAACGGAGGAAGACACGAATGA
- a CDS encoding lysophospholipid acyltransferase family protein, producing the protein MLRFILIVIILVGYLILSIPLLLIEWIIGKFNTRAKDISSLRIVQAIFRLMIFIAGVKITVIGEENVPADQAVLYIGNHRSYFDILLTYSRCPNLTGFVAKKEMKKAPLLNFWMMYLHCLFLDRENLKEGLKTILKGIEKIKNGISIFIFPEGTRSRGESCLDMLPFHEGSFKLATKTNCPVIPVAMNNTAEIMEAHFPKIRPCHVIIEYGKPIIPSELSKEDVRHIGEYTRNIILDTLRKNESAV; encoded by the coding sequence ATGCTGAGATTTATACTCATCGTCATCATCCTGGTCGGTTATCTGATTCTCTCCATTCCGCTTCTCCTCATCGAATGGATCATCGGCAAATTCAATACCCGCGCCAAAGATATCAGTTCGCTGCGCATCGTTCAGGCCATTTTCCGCCTGATGATTTTTATTGCCGGTGTGAAAATCACCGTGATCGGAGAAGAAAATGTACCTGCGGATCAGGCGGTGCTTTACATCGGTAATCACCGCAGCTATTTCGACATCCTGCTGACGTACTCACGCTGCCCGAACCTGACCGGATTCGTTGCGAAAAAAGAGATGAAGAAAGCACCTCTTCTGAATTTCTGGATGATGTATCTGCATTGTCTGTTTCTGGATCGTGAAAATTTGAAAGAAGGATTAAAGACGATTCTGAAGGGAATTGAGAAGATCAAAAATGGAATCTCCATCTTCATCTTCCCTGAGGGAACAAGAAGCCGGGGCGAAAGCTGTCTGGATATGCTGCCGTTTCATGAGGGAAGCTTCAAACTCGCGACCAAAACCAACTGCCCGGTCATTCCGGTCGCAATGAACAACACGGCTGAAATCATGGAAGCACATTTTCCAAAAATCCGGCCGTGTCATGTGATCATCGAATACGGAAAACCGATTATTCCGTCTGAACTATCCAAAGAGGATGTACGCCATATCGGGGAATATACCCGTAATATTATTCTGGATACGCTCAGGAAAAACGAATCAGCAGTCTGA
- a CDS encoding D-alanine--D-alanine ligase, giving the protein MMKVVVLAGGISTERDVSIVSGTMVCKALRERGHRAVLLDVFIGREPEESEDAFPADYDLEADIAYIKSYNGRIEDLKKEKRDFFGPNVLKLCREADIVFLALHGENGENGKVQGAFDLFNIRYTGTGCLGSALSMDKGLSKTILQDGGVPVPGGIVLKKGECSTLLADYDMEFPVVVKPCCGGSSVGVFIVHDQTAYEDAVASAFAYEDEIVVEDYICGREFSVGVVEGKAYPVIEIAPVEGFYDYKNKYSAGAAVETCPAQLTEEQTRRMQAYAEEGSRLLMNEGYSRLDFLMDGEGNIFCLEANTLPGMTPTSLLPQEAKAAGIGFPELCELLIQCSLKKYEKSVE; this is encoded by the coding sequence ATGATGAAAGTAGTTGTATTGGCAGGAGGAATCAGCACCGAACGGGACGTATCCATAGTTTCGGGAACCATGGTCTGCAAAGCATTGCGGGAAAGAGGCCATCGAGCAGTGCTGCTGGATGTATTTATCGGGAGAGAGCCGGAAGAATCTGAGGACGCATTTCCGGCAGACTATGATCTGGAAGCAGATATCGCATATATCAAATCTTATAACGGCCGGATCGAAGATCTGAAAAAAGAAAAAAGAGATTTCTTCGGTCCCAATGTCCTGAAGCTGTGCCGCGAGGCAGATATTGTTTTTCTGGCGCTTCACGGGGAAAACGGGGAAAACGGAAAGGTACAGGGGGCGTTTGACCTGTTTAATATACGCTATACAGGAACCGGGTGTCTGGGCAGTGCACTTTCCATGGATAAAGGCCTCTCCAAAACGATTTTACAGGATGGCGGAGTACCGGTACCCGGCGGAATCGTGCTGAAAAAAGGAGAGTGCAGTACGCTGCTTGCAGATTATGATATGGAGTTCCCGGTTGTGGTGAAACCATGCTGCGGAGGATCCAGTGTCGGGGTCTTTATCGTACATGACCAGACTGCTTATGAAGATGCAGTTGCCAGCGCATTTGCCTATGAAGACGAAATTGTGGTTGAGGATTATATCTGCGGAAGGGAATTTTCTGTTGGCGTGGTAGAAGGCAAGGCGTATCCGGTCATTGAGATAGCACCGGTCGAGGGATTTTATGATTATAAAAACAAGTATTCTGCGGGGGCGGCGGTGGAGACATGTCCGGCCCAACTGACGGAAGAACAGACAAGGCGGATGCAGGCCTACGCAGAGGAGGGAAGCCGCCTGCTGATGAATGAGGGTTATTCGAGACTGGACTTCCTGATGGATGGGGAGGGGAATATCTTCTGCCTGGAGGCGAATACCCTCCCGGGAATGACTCCGACCAGCCTGCTGCCTCAGGAAGCAAAAGCAGCTGGGATTGGCTTCCCTGAGCTGTGCGAGCTTTTGATTCAGTGTTCGCTGAAAAAATATGAAAAGAGTGTGGAATAA
- a CDS encoding DUF3794 and LysM peptidoglycan-binding domain-containing protein encodes MELIKKNLHMLRQKSEAVNQVTFDEDYNVPDAKPDVGRMIQKKGEIQIEEVVVSDGQANIRGNLKFYLLYVSDSEKKRIYSLSGELPIDETLHLQGIESGDKICLKWEIEDLSLHVINSRKLNVKALVMFKASVDELAQIGLPTELKEPQDVSVKEKGIQVLGLGVHKKDTMRLKKEIALASNKPNIHEILWNDIEVRGLDIRAGQDQVFVKGELFVFALYGGDDDNDPLQWVEQAVPFSKEVECSGCREDMIPNIEISMQQTDAQVKPDVDGEERILQVEAVLELEIKIYKEEEHTLLQDVYTPHIDCVPKRIEEVLESLLVKNYSKCRVSDRVAAASTQGKILQICHSDGIIRLDEMKIVEDGIQVDGVIQVRILYIVSDDDMPFYSMESVLPFSHVVEARNINENCIYYLRTDLEQLSTSMADSNEIEIKVVLNLNALVLSCQKESLITDIEEREIDRTKRNNMPGITCYLVQSGDTLWDIAKNFFTTIDEIKSLNQLETDEIMPQDTLILVKKVED; translated from the coding sequence TTGGAACTGATAAAAAAGAATCTGCACATGCTTCGCCAGAAAAGTGAAGCCGTCAACCAGGTTACGTTTGATGAAGATTACAATGTACCGGATGCCAAGCCGGATGTGGGACGCATGATCCAGAAAAAGGGGGAGATACAGATCGAGGAAGTCGTCGTAAGCGACGGCCAGGCCAATATCCGGGGAAATCTGAAATTTTATCTTCTGTATGTATCGGATTCGGAGAAAAAGAGAATCTACAGTCTGAGCGGAGAGCTGCCCATCGATGAGACACTGCATCTACAGGGAATCGAGAGCGGAGATAAGATATGCCTGAAGTGGGAGATTGAAGATCTGAGTCTTCATGTGATCAACAGCAGAAAGCTGAATGTCAAGGCTCTGGTGATGTTCAAAGCTTCGGTGGATGAACTTGCGCAGATCGGGCTGCCGACAGAACTAAAAGAACCTCAGGATGTATCGGTCAAGGAAAAAGGCATACAGGTGCTTGGGCTTGGTGTACATAAAAAAGATACCATGCGGTTGAAAAAGGAGATAGCGCTGGCCTCAAACAAACCGAATATTCATGAAATTCTGTGGAATGATATAGAAGTAAGAGGACTTGATATCCGTGCGGGCCAGGATCAGGTCTTTGTAAAGGGAGAGCTGTTTGTCTTTGCGCTTTATGGCGGGGATGATGACAATGATCCGCTGCAGTGGGTTGAACAGGCTGTTCCATTTTCCAAGGAAGTGGAATGTTCAGGGTGCCGTGAGGACATGATACCAAATATTGAGATCTCCATGCAGCAGACGGATGCGCAGGTGAAGCCGGATGTGGACGGCGAGGAGCGCATTTTACAGGTAGAAGCAGTGCTCGAGCTGGAGATAAAGATCTATAAAGAAGAGGAGCACACGTTGCTGCAGGATGTGTATACGCCTCATATCGACTGTGTTCCGAAGCGGATCGAGGAGGTACTTGAAAGCCTTCTCGTAAAGAATTATTCAAAATGCAGAGTGTCTGACCGCGTGGCGGCGGCGTCAACACAGGGGAAAATCCTGCAGATCTGCCACAGCGACGGTATCATCCGGCTGGATGAAATGAAAATCGTGGAAGACGGCATTCAGGTAGACGGCGTGATACAGGTCAGGATCCTCTACATCGTGAGTGACGATGACATGCCGTTCTATTCCATGGAATCCGTGCTTCCGTTTTCACATGTGGTGGAAGCGCGTAATATTAATGAAAACTGTATATACTACCTCCGAACGGACCTGGAGCAGCTTTCTACCAGCATGGCAGACAGCAATGAGATTGAGATCAAGGTTGTGCTGAATCTCAACGCACTCGTGCTCAGCTGTCAAAAAGAATCCCTGATTACGGATATTGAGGAGCGGGAGATCGACCGTACAAAGCGGAACAATATGCCGGGCATCACGTGTTACCTGGTTCAGAGCGGAGATACGCTGTGGGATATCGCCAAGAACTTTTTTACGACGATCGATGAGATTAAAAGCCTGAACCAGCTGGAAACCGACGAAATCATGCCTCAGGATACGTTAATACTGGTAAAAAAAGTCGAAGATTAA